Proteins encoded in a region of the Buteo buteo chromosome 11, bButBut1.hap1.1, whole genome shotgun sequence genome:
- the C11H12orf76 gene encoding uncharacterized protein C12orf76 homolog, with amino-acid sequence MVLAAVRGWALAALALLAPGPAERSRPYAVLQKQNLVLLGSILSALLLTIILMAICVYKPVRRR; translated from the exons ATGGTGCTGGCGGCGGTGCGGGGCTGGGCGCTGGCGGCGCTGGCCCTGCtagccccgggcccggcggaGCGCAGCCGGCCCTACGCcgtgctgcagaagcagaaccTGG TGCTGCTGGGCAGCATCCTCAGCGCCCTGCTGCTCACCATCATCCTCATGGCCATCTGCGTCTACAAGCCGGTCCGGCGGCGGTAA
- the ANKRD13A gene encoding ankyrin repeat domain-containing protein 13A isoform X2 → MVQMILQHRDYQQTSMTLGGVPELLQKINETPDFYVEMKWEFTSWVPLVSRVCPSDVCRIWKSGAKLRVDITLLGFENMSWERGRRSLIFKGEDTGGWAELIEINHDDKFVTTERFEISQHMKRLTLGSMTPKRKDVERRLTSPIINTCLDTKNIAFERTTSGFWVWRTEKAEGVNGYEAKVYIANNVNVVTKIRTEHLTEEEKKRYKADRNPLESFLGTVEHEYGVQSTTKTTEYAASNNPTAITLEEYFDPEFDLKGRDIGRPKEVTIRTQKFKATLWMSEEFPLSLMEQVTPIIDLMARTSAHFARLRDFITLEFPPGFPVKIEIPLFHVLNARITFENVNGCRTADKTSSQMVGGAQCDSGANFEVDQSVFEIPKSYHIQDDGRNIHVQDEDNEIMQFAIQQSLLESGGNQEVGVHSNGAVAYSQDFNIQYQRALQESYLTSSGNSHCSTPSEPSSFEKDLQLAMELSVREQEEREKQRREEEDAELQQVLQLSLVEK, encoded by the exons ATGGTACAAATGATTCTGCAGCATCGGGACTACCAGCAGACCTCTATGACACTTGGAGGAGTTCCTGAATTACTCCAAAAGATTAATGAG acTCCTGACTTTTATGTGGAAATGAAATGGGAGTTCACTAGCTGGG tccCACTGGTTTCTAGAGTTTGTCCAAGTGATGTCTGCCGCATCTGGAAAAGTGGTGCCAAGCTGCGTGTTGATATCACCTTACTGGGCTTTGAAAATAtgagctgggagagaggaaggcGTAGTTTAATTTTCAAGGGAGAag ATACTGGAGGTTGGGCAGAACTAATTGAGATCAATCATGATGATAAGTTTGTTACAACAGAGCGTTTTGAGATTTCCCAACACATGAAGCGTTTGACATTGGGATCTATgacaccaaaaagaaaagatgtggaAAGACGCCTTACATCTCCAATTATTAATACGTGCCTTGAtacaaaaaatattgcttttgaaAG AACCACATCTGGATTCTGGGTATGGaggacagaaaaagcagaaggtgTAAATGGTTATGAAGCAAAG gtatacATTGCAAACAATGTGAATGTGGTCACAAAAATCCGAACTGAACATTtaacagaagaggagaagaaaagatatAAAG CTGACAGGAACCCCCTGGAATCATTTCTGGGTACAGTGGAGCATGAGTATGGTGTGCAG AGTACAACCAAGACAACAGAGTATGCTGCAAGTAACAATCCTACTGCTATTACTCTGGAGGAATACTTTGACCCAGAATTTGATTTGAAAGGTAGAGACATAGGAAGACCGAAAGAAGTCACCATTCGAACACAgaa ATTTAAAGCAACCTTGTGGATGAGTGAAGAGTTTCCCTTGTCTCTTATGGAACAAGTCACTCCAATCATTGATCTGATGGCCAGAACTAGTGCTCATTTTGCCAGACTTAGGGATTTCATCACTCTGGAATTTCCACCAGGATTTCCTGTCAAAATTG AAATTCCCCTATTCCATGTGCTGAATGCCcgaattacatttgaaaatgtcaaCGGCTGCAGGACAGCTGACAAAACATCATCACAAATGGTTGGAGGTGCACAGTGTGATTCAG GTGCTAATTTTGAGGTTGACCAGTCAGTGTTTGAGATCCCCAAATCCTACCACATCCAAGATGACGGTAGGAACATACACGTGCAGGATGAAGATAACGAGATCATGCAGTTTGCTATTCAGCAGAGTTTGTTGGAATCCGGTGGAAATCAA GAAGTGGGGGTGCATTCCAATGGAGCAGTTGCATATTCACAGGACTTCAATATACAGTATCAGAg ggCACTGCAGGAGAGCTATCTAACAAGCTCAGGTAACTCACACTGCAGCACCCCTAGTGAACCTTCCAGTTTTGAAAAAGACTTGCAGCTTGCCATGGAGTTGTCTGTCCGAGAGCAGGAGGAACGGGAGAAGCAACGTCGTGAAGAGGAAGATGCAGAGCTTCAGCAAGTTTTACAGCTTTCTCTTGTGGAAAAATAA
- the ANKRD13A gene encoding ankyrin repeat domain-containing protein 13A isoform X1, translating into MMSSPGRASSAFPLHVLVWNNDYRRLDEELQDKDVDQRDPRGRTLLHLAVSLGYIESAKVLLQHKADVTKENAQGWTVLHEAVSTGDPEMVQMILQHRDYQQTSMTLGGVPELLQKINETPDFYVEMKWEFTSWVPLVSRVCPSDVCRIWKSGAKLRVDITLLGFENMSWERGRRSLIFKGEDTGGWAELIEINHDDKFVTTERFEISQHMKRLTLGSMTPKRKDVERRLTSPIINTCLDTKNIAFERTTSGFWVWRTEKAEGVNGYEAKVYIANNVNVVTKIRTEHLTEEEKKRYKADRNPLESFLGTVEHEYGVQSTTKTTEYAASNNPTAITLEEYFDPEFDLKGRDIGRPKEVTIRTQKFKATLWMSEEFPLSLMEQVTPIIDLMARTSAHFARLRDFITLEFPPGFPVKIEIPLFHVLNARITFENVNGCRTADKTSSQMVGGAQCDSGANFEVDQSVFEIPKSYHIQDDGRNIHVQDEDNEIMQFAIQQSLLESGGNQEVGVHSNGAVAYSQDFNIQYQRALQESYLTSSGNSHCSTPSEPSSFEKDLQLAMELSVREQEEREKQRREEEDAELQQVLQLSLVEK; encoded by the exons ATGATGAGTTCCCCTGGCAGGGCCAGTAGTGCGTTTCCCCTGCACGTCCTGGTCTGGAATAATGACTACAGGCGCCTGGATGAGGAGCTGCAGGACAAG GATGTTGATCAGCGTGATCCACGAGGCCGGACCTTGTTGCACCTTGCTGTTTCCTTGGGTTATATAGAATCTGCCAAAGTCCTTCTTCAGCACAAGGCAGATGTAACTAAAGAGAATGCACAGGGATGGACAG ttttacatGAGGCTGTCAGTACAGGAGATCCAGAGATGGTACAAATGATTCTGCAGCATCGGGACTACCAGCAGACCTCTATGACACTTGGAGGAGTTCCTGAATTACTCCAAAAGATTAATGAG acTCCTGACTTTTATGTGGAAATGAAATGGGAGTTCACTAGCTGGG tccCACTGGTTTCTAGAGTTTGTCCAAGTGATGTCTGCCGCATCTGGAAAAGTGGTGCCAAGCTGCGTGTTGATATCACCTTACTGGGCTTTGAAAATAtgagctgggagagaggaaggcGTAGTTTAATTTTCAAGGGAGAag ATACTGGAGGTTGGGCAGAACTAATTGAGATCAATCATGATGATAAGTTTGTTACAACAGAGCGTTTTGAGATTTCCCAACACATGAAGCGTTTGACATTGGGATCTATgacaccaaaaagaaaagatgtggaAAGACGCCTTACATCTCCAATTATTAATACGTGCCTTGAtacaaaaaatattgcttttgaaAG AACCACATCTGGATTCTGGGTATGGaggacagaaaaagcagaaggtgTAAATGGTTATGAAGCAAAG gtatacATTGCAAACAATGTGAATGTGGTCACAAAAATCCGAACTGAACATTtaacagaagaggagaagaaaagatatAAAG CTGACAGGAACCCCCTGGAATCATTTCTGGGTACAGTGGAGCATGAGTATGGTGTGCAG AGTACAACCAAGACAACAGAGTATGCTGCAAGTAACAATCCTACTGCTATTACTCTGGAGGAATACTTTGACCCAGAATTTGATTTGAAAGGTAGAGACATAGGAAGACCGAAAGAAGTCACCATTCGAACACAgaa ATTTAAAGCAACCTTGTGGATGAGTGAAGAGTTTCCCTTGTCTCTTATGGAACAAGTCACTCCAATCATTGATCTGATGGCCAGAACTAGTGCTCATTTTGCCAGACTTAGGGATTTCATCACTCTGGAATTTCCACCAGGATTTCCTGTCAAAATTG AAATTCCCCTATTCCATGTGCTGAATGCCcgaattacatttgaaaatgtcaaCGGCTGCAGGACAGCTGACAAAACATCATCACAAATGGTTGGAGGTGCACAGTGTGATTCAG GTGCTAATTTTGAGGTTGACCAGTCAGTGTTTGAGATCCCCAAATCCTACCACATCCAAGATGACGGTAGGAACATACACGTGCAGGATGAAGATAACGAGATCATGCAGTTTGCTATTCAGCAGAGTTTGTTGGAATCCGGTGGAAATCAA GAAGTGGGGGTGCATTCCAATGGAGCAGTTGCATATTCACAGGACTTCAATATACAGTATCAGAg ggCACTGCAGGAGAGCTATCTAACAAGCTCAGGTAACTCACACTGCAGCACCCCTAGTGAACCTTCCAGTTTTGAAAAAGACTTGCAGCTTGCCATGGAGTTGTCTGTCCGAGAGCAGGAGGAACGGGAGAAGCAACGTCGTGAAGAGGAAGATGCAGAGCTTCAGCAAGTTTTACAGCTTTCTCTTGTGGAAAAATAA